In Terriglobia bacterium, the DNA window GTCGCCGCTGTAGCCGGAAGTGCCGTTCCCCGCCACCGTGCTGATGATGCCTGCAGGATCGACGCGGCGGATGCGGAAATTGCCGCGATCGGCAATCCATAAATTACCTGCGGAATCGACCGCGACATCGTAAGGGTGATTCAACTGAGCGGAGGTAGCCGGCCCCCCGTCGCCACTGAAACCGGCCGTGCCGTTGCCTGCTGCCGTTTGGATGACTCCAGTGGGATCGATCCTGCGGACGGCATGGTTGGCATAATCCGCTATGTAGAGATTTCCTTTGGAGTCCACCGCAATGCCTTGGGGCGAGTTCAACTTCGACGAAGCGGCTGGGCCTCCGTCGCCCGCGTTCCCCATGAACCCGCTGCCCGCAACCAGCCACAACCTGCCGTCGGCCGCGACCCTGTAGATCCTGTTATGGTCTCCGCTGGCCAGGTAAAAGCCGCCGCCTGGCGCCGGCGCGACTCCCGTGGGATTCAAACCTTGCGAGATGGCAAGCGAGCCATCCACAGGCAGGAGAGGACCCGCAATCGTCGAGATCAGCCTGTCCTGCGCCTGCCCATTGAAATTCACAAACAACACGAACGTGATCCCAAGAACCACTCGAACGAAACCGCCGCCGCACATAACTTGCCTCACTGTCATTACTAGGCTCTCTGCAAGCAGACTTCGGGCGCTGTCTTCAGGCTGCCCTTATGTCTCCGAACCGCAGAGACAGCATTGTCCGCCACACTCTTTGACTTTGTGAACAATAGACTGTCTGAGCTCGATATAGGTTCAATCTAATCGGGATCGGACCAACGCAAAGCTGAATCCGTCCATCAGATGAGGGACCTGCGAAGGCCCATTCGAGCCTTAACCGCGATTTTTAAGGCCAAGTATGGCGACTGCAGTGGCGTGCAATTTGCGGCAGGGAGTTTTCGCGTGCCTGCTGCCGGCCTCATTCGCAGCGGAGGACTTTGATCGGATCAATCCTGTTGACGCGGCGCCCCGGGATATAGCTGGCCAATAGCGCAATGGCCAGGGCGAACAGGGCCACACTGATCAGCGTGGACGGATCCGTCGGGCGGATTTCGAACAGCAGGCCGGAGATAAAGCGGGCCAACGCCAGATACACCCCCAGCCCGATTGCAAGACCGGTGAGCGCTACGGCGCCTCCCTCGGCGAGAAGGAGCATCAGCACGTCGCGGGAGGGAGCGCCCAAGGCAATGCGAATGCCGATCTCGCGGGTGCGCTGGCTCAGTGAGTGCGAAATCATCGCGTAGATCCCGATAACGACGATCGAGAATGCGATGGACGCAAGGATCGAAATCAGCAGTGTAATCATTCTGTCCGTCGAGATCGATCTGCTGAGCATCTCCGCCAGCGTGGTGATCCGCAGGATTTTGATCCTCGCATCGACGGCGCTCAGCTCAGCCTGGAGCGCCTGCAAGGGGAGATCGCTTCGTCCTGTCATACGCAGATACAGATTGCCTGGGGCCGCACTCTCCCGTAAGGCAGGGAATTCCACGTGAGGCGTCGGGGCCTCGCGCAGGCTGTGATACTTGCGATCGGCTGCGACTCCCACAATTTCGTGATAACCGGACGTCTTGGATCTCGACGACCAGAGCTTTTTCCCGATCGGGTTTTGCCCCGGAAAATAGAGGCGCGCAAATGCCGCGTTGACGATGGCGACCGGCGGCGAACCGGCCTGATCGGCTGCGGTGAACCCGCGGCCCTGCAGGATCGGCGTGCTGATGAGCTCATGATAGCCGGGGCCGACAAAGTTGATATCCACCGCCAGCATGTCCGGCTTTGATTCGTAGCCCTCCGGCACGAGGGTCTGCATCGCGGCCGCCCCGTCAAATGCCGCGATGTTGGAAGCGCTTACCGCGCGGACGCCGGGAAAGTGTTTCAATCGGTCGGCAAGCTGCAGATACCGCTGTGCATTCTGTGGTGCGCCGCCTGCATCCGGCATATCGACGCGCACGACCACCGTGTCGTCCGCTGCCGGATCGATTGTGAACAGGTGCGCCAGATTTCTGATCAGCATGCCGGCTCCAGAGAGGACAGCCACCGACAAAGCGATTTGAAGAATTACCAGGGCATGCTGGATTCCGAACAGCCGTGCCCGGCGTGAGGAGCGCGCCCGCTCCTCCTTAAGCGCCGCGGTCAGATCCGGCCTGGAACAGTGAATTGCCGCCGCGGAACCTGAGATCAGGCCTGCAACCGCCGTAATCAGAATGGCGAAGAGCAGGATATTGGCGTCAAGAGCGGCTGCCAGGGGAGTGGTTGCCAGGTCAATGCGCGGCTGGGAGGCGATCAACGCGCGCGTCATCCATTGCGCGAGCAGAACCCCGAGGACGCCGCCGCCGGCGCATAAAATGAAGCCTTCCAGAAGAAGCTGAACAACCAGGCGCGACCTGGGAGCGCCCAGTGCACTCCGGATGGCCATTTCCATTCGCCTTGAGATGGTACGCGTCAGCAGCAGACTGGACAGGTTAATTGAAGTGATCAGGAGGATCAAAGCCACGACCGCCATCAGAAACACGAGCGGCTGCCCAAGGTCCCGGCGGAGGGGAGACAGTCCTTTGCCGACAGGAACCAGAACCATTTCGAGTTCGCGGTGAGCCGCTGCCCGGTAACCTGCCGCATAAGCCGGATCAACGGTGCGCTTGAACAACGCAGCCATTGCCGCTTGGGCTTGAGCCATGCTCATCCCAGGATTAAGCCGGCCCCATGCGTTCAGCCAGGAGAAGGTCCTTCGATCCGTGCTGTGGTCGCCCGGCAGAAGCCTGGGGCGAAGCCCGAGCGGCAGCCAGACGTCGGTGATTCTATCGGCATAAACTCCGGCGAATCCTCTGCGCACGACGCCTACGATCACGAAGTTCGCATTATTGATCGTCATCATCCGGCCGATGACCTCGCGCGACGAGCCGAACTGCCGTTTCCACATTCCCGCCTATGGACAGCTGTTCCCGAACTCGGCATCCCGCTGTCCTGTTTTGAGTTATAATCCTGCCCCGGAAGAGATCCCAGGGGGTGCTTCCCCGGAAGGTGACATAAGATCGCCATATCGGAAGTAGGCGGAGACGCTGCGGCCGGGATCCCTACGAGCCCGTGATCCCTAAATTGGCAGCTTATTTCGCCTAGCGCGGCCCGCGGCCGCAACCAAGTATCCGAGATTGGTGGTGGCCGCGCGCTCTCAGCCTTCAGCTTTCAGCAGTCAGCTTCTGAACAAAGACCGTCAGCATCCGCTTGATTTCCGTAGTCTGCTGATCGAGTTGTTCATGATCATCCGGTTGGATCAGTTTCAGGTCTCGGGCCAGGAGCAGTTGGTACTCTAGTTCACTGGCCGAACCTCTCGCGATACAGCAGAAGCGGGCCAACTCAGCATCTGCGCCTCTTCCGCATCCTTCGGCAAGGTTCGATGGGATCGACACTGCGGCGCGCCGAATCTGTGGCGTGAGACCGTAACTTTCGGCACGCGGGAAGGAAGCCGTAATCCGATAGAGTGCCAGCACCAACCGGTGCGATTTCTGCCATACCTTCAATTGCCGGAAGTCTTTCATATCGGTTTCCTCTTGCCATTTGCCAGCGGTTTCTGGTTCCTATGGTATCGATCTCAGATCCGTTGGAGGTGTGTCCATGAAGGAGTTCCTCCGCAAACATGGAGACCGCATTCATAGCACACTATCCTGTTTCGACCGCATGCTGTTTCGCGGCTATCTTCCCCTGATGTCCGGATGGGCCATGGCTCAATTCCTGGACCTCCTCAAACTGGATGGCAGCAGTCTGAAGCGGTTTTTGCTGCAAAACTCCGAACGAGTCAAAGACCACGCGGTTGCCATGGCCAGGAAATACAACCGGCGTTTTGAATACCTGCGGTCGCATATCCGAAAGGAGGAAAGAGCCCGGGAATTGGCGGAGCGGGACGGGATTGAAGAGGGCTTGGTATGTGTTTTCTCGATCGTGGAATCCTGCCGTACCTTCTCACTCCGTTTTTCTGCGGGCAGTCGTTTCGTGAGATCTGCGAGCCGGAAGTGCCTGCATTTTTACTACTATTTCATGGACCGCGACTTTGGCTTGATTCATGTGCGGATCCAGAGTTGGTTTCCCATGCAGATTCAGGTTTACGTCAACGGGCATGAATGGTTGGCACGGAAGCTCGATGCCCATGATGTTGCTTACAGCAAGCTCGACAACGTTTTGGTTTCGGTTTCCGACATCACGAGAGCCCAAAAATTCGCGGATCGTTTTCAGAGCCTGGATTGGCCGCGAATCCTGAACCGGTATGCCCGGCGGGTCAACCCTCAGATGCGGGATCTTCTTCATTCCTTCCAGTACTATTGGGTGACCGCCCAAAGCGAATACTCGACCGACATCCAGTTTAAGAGTCGCCGGGACCTCTGCGAACTCTATCCTCAATTACTGTGCCACAGCACACTGTGCTTTGGCGCCAAGGAAGTCATGAACTTCTTGGGACGGAAACTGAACGGCAATTTCCAGGGAGAGATCGTGTCGGATCTCTCCACCCTCGCCTGCCGCCGCATCGGCGGATCGAGGATCAAACATCGTGTCAAAGAGAACTGGCTCAAGATGTACGACAAGGCCGGTCTCGTTCTTCGGGTGGAAACCGTAATCAATAATCCCGAGGAATTCCGCGTTCGCAAGCGAGTGACCCGCAAGGGCAAGACTCGGATGGAATGGGTCGACATGCGCAAAGGGGTCGCGTGGTTATTCCGCTATCGCGAGGTCTCCCTGAAAGCTAATTCTCGTTATCTGGATGCGCTGGCAGTCGTCGATGATCCTACCGACGCTAAACGAGATCTTGATCGTATCACCACTCGTAAAAAGGATGCGGCGGGCCGGGGATGCTCCGCCTTCAATCCCCTGGCTCACAGCGACGCTGAATTATTCCGGGCGGTGATGGACGGAGAGCATTGCGTGAGAGGTTTCACGAATCGTGATATCCGGACGAAGCTTCAATTAACGCAGCACTTGCGTGCCTGCGGTCAGGATCGAAAAAAGGCCAGTTCCAAGGTGAGCCGGATCTTCCGTCGTTTCCATGCTCATGGTCTAATAGCCAAATTTCCGAGGAGCCGGCGGTGGCGAGTGACTCTCTATGGCAGGCGCGTCATGGGAACAGCTCTCTATCTTCGAGAACGCGACTTTGCGAGAGCCCATGCCAAAATCGCAGCATGATCTTCACGATCTTTCTTTGCAAAAAACAAAGAAGTCACGGATAAAGAATCTATCCTTCAAACATCGTTCCCTGGTACAAAGCCTACATCGATCCCGATGTGGCGTTGATTGAAGCGGCGTTCGGCGGTGATGGCGCAGAGCAATTCTGGCGATGGGCAAATTACGAGGCAGCCTACAGTTCTGTCCAATCCTTGTGCCAGTTCGTGGTCTTCCCCGGGATGATGCATACGTGGGCGGACTGGTCCTATCAAAAGGAGTTTTTTGAGAGGAACCGGGCGACAGCGCAACCTCCCCTTCCCCCACACTCCCTACCCCTGCTCACTCTCCATATTCCGTCCCTGTTTTTTTCTGTCTCATAGCAGGGGTGCACTCCACCGCCTGTCCCCGAGATTCCTTGCTCCGGCCTACCGCACGTTCTTGAGGCTGCTGCCAAGGGCAGGAAATACCGATATGTTATAGGGCATTTTCCCAAGTCATGCTGAATTCGCACGAGGGGAGGGTAAAGATGGGATACACAACGATGCGGATGAGTGGCAGGGTGACACGGCCGACAGCAGTGGGACTGTTTCTGGCTTTCATTCTGGCACTTGAGGGTCCGGCTCTTGCCCAAGGGGTCATTGACATGCCGGCGCTGACGCAGGAGACACAGAAATTGGCGCGGACCCCTGGGGATATAACGATGGTCTGGTGGATTCCTGAGGACTACTGGCGAGCCAGCATGGCCGTGAATTCCCAGATGACCAAGGCTAAACTCGACGAATTCATCGAGCTGCTCTCACCTTATACAATGGTGGCCGTGGTAGACGGCAAAATCGGGACATTCGGCAGCGTCACCTACAAGTCGGAAGAGAGCATCCGGGAGAGCATCGTCATCAAGGACAACCAGGGACAAAGTTATATACCGCTCGCGGAAGATGCCGTGAGTGCCAACATGAAGACCATGTTGCAGATAATCAAGCCGATGGTTGCCAATATGCTGGGGAATATGGGCCAGAACCTGCATTTCGTGCTGTTTCCGACCAGGACCAAGGAAGGGACGCTCATTGCGGATGCCTGGAAAAAGGGATCCTTCCGTGTCTTCCTCGGCACCAGGGAATTCAAGTGGCGTTTGCCACTGGATTCGCTGCTCCCCGGCAAGAAATGTGCATCGTGCGGGGAGGAAGCCAAGGGTTCCTGGATTTTCTGCCCCTGGTGCGGAGCCAAGCTGCCGGCGGCGCCTGCCGCGAAGGAAACAGAGAGGCAGTCGGCACCGGCGGTCCGCAAATAGGGGGCAGGCTGGAATTTCCTCATTACGGCTCATGTCCGAGGGCTCAAGCGCGGCCGCCTTTTTCGCCAATTCGAGGGCTTCGGAACGGCTCTCCTCGCGCATCGCCAGTATTTGCGAAAGCATGTGAATGCCGGGCACAAACTGAGGATTGATGCGGAGAGCTTTGCGCAGGCAGTTTTCCGCGCGTCCCAGCTGTTGGCTCCCACCCTGCTCGTAGGCAAACTGTGCCGCATAGTAATGCACCATACTGAAGCTCGCTGAAACCGACCAATTACCATTGCCGTCGTTGACGGTTTGAGTGGCGGCGACGACCCTTCCGACTGGGTCGTATTTGTAAGTAAATCTGGAGTGTCGCCGGTCGGGCCAGACCTGTAGCCGATCGACCTGCACCTAACGTGCCAACGTTGCTATACCAGTAGTGCCAGACATTATAGATGAAATCAGCCTGCAGCGTATGGTAACTTGCGATTGCCTCGTCTGGGCTTGCCTCATTGCACGATGCCAGCATCCAGAACCAACGCGCATGCAAAGCTGCGACCTTTAGAGGACTTGCGAATTTGGGCAGCTGGATACAAGTCGTTGAGGACGCCCTCAACGGGATCGAGGCCGCCAAGGCCGCCGGCATGCGTTTCGTCGCCGTTGCCCAGACCTTTCCCGCGCGCATTCTGGTTGGCGCCGATGTAGTCCATCCCACCATCGCCGAAGTGGTTATCGCAGATCTGGTCGGGTGAGAGAGGAGCAAGGATCAGCCCTTCATTACTTACTCTTTCATTTGTAGACGGCTCATCGTCACACACAAAAAAGCAATATTTCAGGCCCGACCCCGATAAGGCTACTGGAACTTCAGCGGTCCTGCCAGCGGATTATCCCGATCGAGGAACGTGCGGCACCATGCCTCCAGAACCATCAACGCCCAGATCCGAGAGGCGTGATCCTGGCTGCGGCGGATGTGCTGGCCGAGCATGCGGCGCACGCAGGCGGGTTCGAAGAAGCCGCGCGACAGCGCCCGTCGACTGAGCAGGAATTCCTCGGCCAACGGCCGCAGTCCCCCCCGCACCCAATCTCCGATCGGCACGCCGAACCCCTGTTTGGGCCGGTTGAGAAACTCTTCGGGGAAGTACCGCAGCACCGCTTTCTTGAGTAGATATTTCAGCGTTCCGTCCTTGAACCGCAGATTCGCGGGCAGATGTGCCGCGAAATCCATCACCTGTTGGTCGAGGAGAGGCGCACGGCCGTCCAGACAGAAGGCGCTGCACATGCGCTCGACTTTCGGGATCAGCGCCCCCGGCAGATACAGCGATATGTCGGAGAACGTCATCCGGTCAATCCATGCCCGTTCCGGCACCAGGTTCATCAGGTCCACGGTCATCTTATCCGATTCGGCCTCGGCCTGCCGCATGAGGGGGCGATGCGCTGTGGCCAGCAGGCGATGCTTCTCGTACTCCCGAAAGATGACCAGCCACTGGGTGTAAAGCTGCTCCTTGCTGATCAGCGTGGTATGGTTCACGTAGGAGAGTAGCTCCGCCTTGACGCTCATGGGAAACAGGCGGGCAAGCAGGGCAAAGGGACCGTCGGCAAGAGCGCGCAACGGGCGTGGGATCATCCGATAGCGGCGGTGCGACGTGAATCCGCCATAGCGCCTGTAACCCGCGAAGCTCTCGTCGCCGCCGTCTCCGTTGAGCGCGATGTCGACGTGCTCTGCAGTCAGTTTGCACAGGTAGTAGGTCGGGATGCCGCTGCTGTCAGCCATGGGCTCGTCGAAGAACCAAGCGAGGTCTCCCAGGCATTCCAGCGCGCTGGGTTCCACCACGAACTCATGATGTCGGGTGCTGAACTGCCGGGCAACCTGCCGGGCGTAGGGTAGTTCGTTGAACTCATCTTCGCGGAAACCGATGGAGAATGTCTTCAGCTCGCCGCTCGTGTGGCGGCGAACCAGGGCGACGATCGTGGACGAGTCAGTGCCGCCGCTGAGGTGGCAGCCGATCGAGCCTCCCCCTGCGAGTCGCACGCGCACGGCGTCGTCGGCCTGCGCCAGCGATTCCTCCACGGCCTCTTCTTCCGTGATCCGGCTCTTCGGCTCGTACTGCAGTTGCCAGTAGCGCTCCGTCGCGACCTTGCCATCCTTATAGACGAGCCAATACCCCGGAGGGAGCTTCGCTGCCCCCGAGAAGATCGACAGCGGATGCGGCACGTACTGGCAGGTGAGGTAATGGTTCAGCGCCATGATGCTGATCCGGCGCTCGAAGGCCGGATCGGCCAGGAACGACTTCACCTCGCTGGCGAAGAGCAGCGCCTCATCCGGGGATCCCGGATTCAGGTGCGCGTAGAACATCGGCTTGAGTCCGATGCGATCGCGCGCGATGAACAGAGCACCCTGCCTGGAGTCCTGCACCGCGAACACGAACGGCCCTCTCAGCTTCAGAGCAACCGCTTTGCCCCATTGTTCGAAGCCGTGAAGAGCGACCTCTGCCTGCGAATCGGACCGGAAGGTGTGGCCAAGACTGGACAGTTCCACGCGCAGTTCGCGGGCATTGAAGATCGAACCGTGGAAAACGATCAGGGCCGATGCGTCCTCGTTGTGCACCGGTTGTCCTGCCGCGGCTGGGGCCGCAGCAGGCGTCGGAAAGGTGCGATAGCCGAAACCAGTGCCCCGCCGGGTGCTGAAGCCGGTACCCGAAGGCGGCATCTTTACTGGACAACCCAGCATGTGCTGAAGAAGCCCCTCCTCTAGCGGGTGTTCGGGATCACGGTATATCTTTCCGGCAATGCCGAAGATCGGAACGGGCTGCACTTCGTTCAGACGCGACATAAGTTCTCCTCTATCGTCAGTCGGCTGCAGCGGTGCGGCTGCCGCGGGCGATGCCTTCTTCTCGAACCTTATCGTCAGATAATCGCGCGCGAAAATGGGTTTGAAAGTCTACCAATTCGGGCCAGTAACCCACACCAGGCCAACGCTGACGGCCATGTTTGTCCTCTTCGATTGCGGGTCCACCCAAGTCGGCCTGATTACCGGGAATCCGATGACGTAACGCCGGAGAATAAGCTTCCATCGGCAGCAAGTCATGGGAGCGGCACTATATCTCCGCGATCACGACTTTCCCACGGTACATTCCACAGTAGCCGCATGATCCTTCTTTGTATAAAGCAACGTACGCAACCGGATTCACGAAACTTCTCCTCCGGCGAGCTCTTTCCCGGCATGTTCGGGGCGACCGCGGCCCGTCACACATGCTGCCACTACGGTGCACAAAAACGCAACGCTTTAAGTCCCTTCCGTGTAAGAAACAATTCGGGATCTAAAAGTGAAGCTTGGGCTCCTTCTTCTGGCATCGGATGCCGGGTCTCCGCAACAGGTTGTGCGGATTTCCGCCGTAAGTCCGCGATCCCGGATTCTGCATCTTGAGAGGCTCGGCGCTAAAGCATCCGATGCTTGACAGATCGGACGGACTGGCAGCGTGCGCGTCCCGCCCGCAGACAGGCGTGAACTGATGCGTTGGACGAGACTGATTTCACGGCAGGTTAGCCCTGATTTCTGGAGCCACCATTTTCCCCGGTGGCTGATTCTGGCATAATGCCACCCCTTATGGGAAAAAAGTCTTCACTCGCTGTGCCCGCTCTCGTGGCTGCAGTTGTGTCCTGGGGCAGCATTCCTCTCTTCCTGAAGCACTTCACCAACTACATGGATGCGTGGACGGTAAACGGAGCACGCTACTTGGTGGGCGCTCTGCTGCTTTTGCCGGCCCTGCGGCGAGCTGCCGATTCTGATTCCAGCCGCTCGAGCCTGTGGCGCAACGCCGTTATACCTTTTTGGTTTGCCTATTTCGATTGTGGGCCGCATATCTGCTGGCGCACAGCCGGGATGGGGCAGGGGAGCTTGAAATGCTGATTCAGGAATTATCAAGGGCCTCCAGGCGGCCGCCGGGGTCAGTATGCCTGAGTAGCGAACCAGATGAAACCGCGGTGGAGGCACAAGCGCGGCAAGTTTGCCGAGGAGTTCCAGGGGCTCAAAGATGACGTGGGTGGTTCCGTCGCGCCAGCGGCGTTTGAGGTGATAGAGGAGCCTGCCGTCGGGCAGAAGCGACAGGCGCTCGGTTGCGACCGCAGGGCGACCTGCGTAACGAAGAAGCCGTTTGAGACGCATGCGGTCACG includes these proteins:
- a CDS encoding ABC transporter permease, with translation MWKRQFGSSREVIGRMMTINNANFVIVGVVRRGFAGVYADRITDVWLPLGLRPRLLPGDHSTDRRTFSWLNAWGRLNPGMSMAQAQAAMAALFKRTVDPAYAAGYRAAAHRELEMVLVPVGKGLSPLRRDLGQPLVFLMAVVALILLITSINLSSLLLTRTISRRMEMAIRSALGAPRSRLVVQLLLEGFILCAGGGVLGVLLAQWMTRALIASQPRIDLATTPLAAALDANILLFAILITAVAGLISGSAAAIHCSRPDLTAALKEERARSSRRARLFGIQHALVILQIALSVAVLSGAGMLIRNLAHLFTIDPAADDTVVVRVDMPDAGGAPQNAQRYLQLADRLKHFPGVRAVSASNIAAFDGAAAMQTLVPEGYESKPDMLAVDINFVGPGYHELISTPILQGRGFTAADQAGSPPVAIVNAAFARLYFPGQNPIGKKLWSSRSKTSGYHEIVGVAADRKYHSLREAPTPHVEFPALRESAAPGNLYLRMTGRSDLPLQALQAELSAVDARIKILRITTLAEMLSRSISTDRMITLLISILASIAFSIVVIGIYAMISHSLSQRTREIGIRIALGAPSRDVLMLLLAEGGAVALTGLAIGLGVYLALARFISGLLFEIRPTDPSTLISVALFALAIALLASYIPGRRVNRIDPIKVLRCE
- a CDS encoding four helix bundle protein, with the translated sequence MKDFRQLKVWQKSHRLVLALYRITASFPRAESYGLTPQIRRAAVSIPSNLAEGCGRGADAELARFCCIARGSASELEYQLLLARDLKLIQPDDHEQLDQQTTEIKRMLTVFVQKLTAES
- a CDS encoding zinc ribbon domain-containing protein, with protein sequence MGYTTMRMSGRVTRPTAVGLFLAFILALEGPALAQGVIDMPALTQETQKLARTPGDITMVWWIPEDYWRASMAVNSQMTKAKLDEFIELLSPYTMVAVVDGKIGTFGSVTYKSEESIRESIVIKDNQGQSYIPLAEDAVSANMKTMLQIIKPMVANMLGNMGQNLHFVLFPTRTKEGTLIADAWKKGSFRVFLGTREFKWRLPLDSLLPGKKCASCGEEAKGSWIFCPWCGAKLPAAPAAKETERQSAPAVRK
- the asnB gene encoding asparagine synthase (glutamine-hydrolyzing), coding for MSRLNEVQPVPIFGIAGKIYRDPEHPLEEGLLQHMLGCPVKMPPSGTGFSTRRGTGFGYRTFPTPAAAPAAAGQPVHNEDASALIVFHGSIFNARELRVELSSLGHTFRSDSQAEVALHGFEQWGKAVALKLRGPFVFAVQDSRQGALFIARDRIGLKPMFYAHLNPGSPDEALLFASEVKSFLADPAFERRISIMALNHYLTCQYVPHPLSIFSGAAKLPPGYWLVYKDGKVATERYWQLQYEPKSRITEEEAVEESLAQADDAVRVRLAGGGSIGCHLSGGTDSSTIVALVRRHTSGELKTFSIGFREDEFNELPYARQVARQFSTRHHEFVVEPSALECLGDLAWFFDEPMADSSGIPTYYLCKLTAEHVDIALNGDGGDESFAGYRRYGGFTSHRRYRMIPRPLRALADGPFALLARLFPMSVKAELLSYVNHTTLISKEQLYTQWLVIFREYEKHRLLATAHRPLMRQAEAESDKMTVDLMNLVPERAWIDRMTFSDISLYLPGALIPKVERMCSAFCLDGRAPLLDQQVMDFAAHLPANLRFKDGTLKYLLKKAVLRYFPEEFLNRPKQGFGVPIGDWVRGGLRPLAEEFLLSRRALSRGFFEPACVRRMLGQHIRRSQDHASRIWALMVLEAWCRTFLDRDNPLAGPLKFQ
- a CDS encoding EamA family transporter; translated protein: MGKKSSLAVPALVAAVVSWGSIPLFLKHFTNYMDAWTVNGARYLVGALLLLPALRRAADSDSSRSSLWRNAVIPFWFAYFDCGPHICWRTAGMGQGSLKC